One genomic region from Lycorma delicatula isolate Av1 chromosome 1, ASM4794821v1, whole genome shotgun sequence encodes:
- the LOC142317595 gene encoding cilia- and flagella-associated protein 20-like: MFKNAYQHGLLSVFFAGGSKPLAIWGTTVKEGHVKRMTDEEARCLVLEIKGANVATTYIFCPPDPSPVVSLGIRLPFIVIIVKNLKKYFSFEIQVLDGTNTRRRFRVSNYQSTSRIRPFICTMPLGLNDGWNQVQFNLDDFVRRAYNTTYIETQRLQIHANCRLRRIYFADRLYTETELPTLYKILLPVKHKNEEHKTTNAE, translated from the exons atgtttaAGAATGCTTATCAACACGgtcttttatcagttttttttgcCGGTGGAAGCAAACCGTTAGCCATCTGGGGTACGACA GTAAAAGAAGGACATGTGAAACGAATGACAGATGAAGAAGCCCGTTGTCTGGTACTTGAAATTAAAGGTGCCAATGTAGCTACTACTTACATATTCTGCCCACCAGATCCAAGTCCTGTTGTATCTCTTGGAATTCGTCTACCATTTATCGTAATAATAGTAAAGAATCTAAAGAAATATTTCTCATTTGAAATACAA GTATTGGATGGTACTAACACTCGTAGAAGATTTCGAGTAAGCAACTATCAATCCACATCTCGTATAAGACCTTTTATTTGTACTATGCCATTGGGCTTGAATGACGGTTGGAACCAG gTTCAATTTAATCTAGATGATTTTGTGAGAAGGGCATATAATACTACATACATTGAAACTCAAAGACTTCAAATACATGCTAACTGCAGGTTACGAAGAATCTACTTTGCTGATCGTTTATACACAGAAACTGAATTACCAACGCTATACAAAATACTTCTTCCGGTCAAACATAAGAATGAAGAACATAAAACTACAAACGCAGAATAA